Proteins encoded within one genomic window of Guyparkeria hydrothermalis:
- a CDS encoding ROK family protein → MAKRLGVDLGGTKIEVAVLDAAHNILWREREPTPQGDYAGTVETMAALIERAEAECGAVASIGVGTPGTISPRTGLIKNANSVVLNDRPLKRDLETRLGREVLMANDANCLALSESAADGAAAEAGTVFGVILGTGVGGGLVVEGRVLLGRNAIAGEWGHNPLPWTTAGEQPGPSCWCGHEGCIEQWLSGPAFERDYAEQSGERLDGAEIVARAESGDSVASEALERYVDRLARALAHVINLFDPDVIVLGGGMSNCEVLYDRVPARWDEFVFSDPITTRLVPPSFGDSSGVRGAAFLADSLGMHMR, encoded by the coding sequence ATGGCAAAGCGACTTGGCGTCGACCTGGGTGGGACGAAGATCGAAGTGGCGGTACTGGATGCCGCACACAACATTCTGTGGCGGGAGCGCGAACCCACGCCGCAAGGCGATTACGCCGGCACGGTGGAGACGATGGCGGCCCTGATCGAGCGAGCCGAGGCCGAGTGCGGGGCGGTCGCGAGTATCGGGGTCGGCACACCGGGGACCATCTCGCCGCGCACCGGACTGATCAAGAACGCCAACTCGGTCGTGCTGAACGACCGGCCGCTCAAGCGCGACCTCGAGACGCGCCTTGGTCGCGAGGTGCTGATGGCAAACGATGCCAATTGCCTGGCGCTGTCCGAATCGGCCGCTGACGGAGCGGCGGCCGAAGCGGGCACCGTCTTCGGCGTGATTCTGGGCACTGGTGTCGGTGGCGGCCTGGTGGTCGAAGGGCGCGTGCTTCTGGGCCGCAATGCGATCGCGGGGGAGTGGGGGCACAACCCGTTGCCCTGGACGACGGCGGGCGAGCAGCCTGGGCCCTCCTGCTGGTGCGGGCACGAGGGCTGCATCGAGCAATGGCTCTCCGGACCGGCCTTCGAGCGTGACTACGCCGAACAGTCCGGCGAGCGACTCGACGGTGCGGAGATCGTCGCCCGTGCCGAGTCGGGTGATTCGGTCGCGAGTGAGGCGCTGGAGCGATATGTCGACCGACTGGCTCGTGCGCTGGCACACGTGATCAATCTGTTCGACCCGGATGTCATCGTGCTCGGCGGTGGCATGTCGAATTGCGAGGTCCTGTACGACCGGGTCCCGGCTCGTTGGGACGAGTTCGTCTTTTCCGACCCGATTACCACGCGATTGGTGCCGCCCAGCTTCGGCGACTCCAGCGGGGTGCGTGGTGCGGCCTTTCTCGCCGATTCACTCGGGATGCACATGCGCTAA
- the metE gene encoding 5-methyltetrahydropteroyltriglutamate--homocysteine S-methyltransferase, whose product MCATFSQPPITHTLGLPRIGTGRALKWALEAYWRSSGTSDDRQRLEAEAWSVRDTVRRWQAEAGISRPAAADFSFYDGLADLALLFGQAPARFGNLPASPDSLFALARGRDTDKGTVAPLAMTKWFDTNYHFLVPELDAGRPFRLDAERYLGLVREALDQDALAKPVLVGPMTFLWLARGATADERLDRAPALADAYSSLLSRLVDAGVEWVQIDEPVVGLDLPSEWLAAFEPIYHRLRTPGVRLLLASYFAPIEGRLGLLSRLPVDGLHVDFSTSSSTDVEALIDRLPDFKVISAGVLDGRSIWRADLDSLLERVEPLYRRLGERMWLAPSCSLLHVPLDAAEEQHLPAVLAENLSFARQKLNELSLLSRGLAEGREAIAEEIELARSARWCLERLEGRLCSDKRAQVAELTEMEPARSNAYGERARAQREALDLPLLPTTTIGSFPQTNDIRATRRAWRRGEIDNTEYEHRMHDEVATVIRAQEMLGLDLLVHGEPERNDMVEYFGEQLEGFAFTRGGWVQSYGSRCVKPPIIWGDVGRPQPMTVRWSTYAQSLTDRPVKGMLTGPVTLLSWSFVRDDLSREQVAYQLAASLREEVTDLAQAGIAAIQMDEPAFREGLPLRRSQWGEYLDWAVRSFRLATAVAPDTTQIHTHMCYSEFNDIIESIAALDADVITIETTRSNMKLLDAFADFDYPNEIGPGVWDIHSPLVPSVEEIVERLELALAKVPVDRLWVNPDCGLKTRGWPETRLGLERLVEAARHLRNR is encoded by the coding sequence ATGTGCGCGACGTTTTCTCAGCCGCCGATCACTCATACGCTCGGCCTTCCTCGCATCGGGACCGGACGCGCTCTCAAGTGGGCACTTGAGGCCTACTGGCGCAGCAGCGGGACCTCGGACGACCGACAGCGGTTAGAGGCGGAAGCCTGGTCCGTAAGGGATACGGTTCGGCGTTGGCAGGCCGAGGCGGGTATTTCCCGTCCGGCCGCGGCGGATTTCAGTTTCTACGATGGCCTAGCGGATCTGGCATTGCTTTTCGGTCAGGCCCCGGCGCGCTTCGGCAACTTGCCTGCGAGTCCCGACTCCCTGTTTGCGCTCGCCCGGGGGCGCGACACCGATAAGGGCACCGTCGCGCCGCTGGCGATGACCAAGTGGTTCGACACCAACTATCACTTCCTGGTACCGGAATTGGATGCCGGGCGGCCCTTTCGGCTGGATGCCGAACGCTACCTGGGGTTGGTGCGCGAGGCTTTGGATCAGGATGCGCTGGCCAAGCCTGTTCTGGTCGGGCCGATGACATTTCTGTGGCTCGCACGCGGCGCGACAGCCGACGAAAGACTGGATCGCGCCCCCGCGCTTGCAGACGCCTATTCGTCTCTTTTATCCCGACTCGTGGATGCGGGTGTCGAATGGGTTCAGATCGATGAGCCCGTTGTTGGCCTGGATCTTCCCTCGGAATGGCTTGCGGCGTTCGAGCCGATTTACCACCGCCTCAGAACGCCCGGTGTCAGGCTGCTTTTGGCGAGCTATTTTGCTCCGATCGAAGGGCGGCTCGGGTTGCTTTCACGACTGCCCGTGGACGGGCTGCATGTCGATTTCAGCACGTCGAGCAGTACCGACGTAGAGGCCCTTATCGATCGCCTGCCTGATTTCAAGGTGATTTCGGCCGGTGTGCTCGATGGACGTTCGATCTGGCGAGCCGATCTCGATTCGTTGTTAGAGCGTGTCGAGCCACTCTATCGGCGTTTGGGCGAGCGCATGTGGTTGGCGCCGAGTTGTTCTCTGCTGCATGTCCCTCTGGATGCCGCCGAGGAGCAGCATTTGCCGGCGGTTCTCGCGGAGAACCTCAGCTTCGCGCGGCAGAAGCTCAATGAACTCAGCTTGTTATCCCGTGGATTGGCCGAGGGTCGTGAAGCAATCGCTGAGGAGATCGAGTTGGCCCGCTCGGCTCGATGGTGCCTGGAAAGGTTGGAGGGGCGGCTTTGTTCTGACAAGCGGGCCCAGGTAGCGGAACTGACGGAAATGGAACCGGCTCGCTCGAATGCCTACGGAGAACGCGCGCGTGCTCAGCGCGAGGCGTTGGACCTGCCACTGCTACCAACCACGACGATCGGTTCGTTTCCACAGACGAACGACATCCGGGCAACACGTCGTGCCTGGCGCCGAGGAGAAATCGACAACACTGAGTACGAGCATCGCATGCATGACGAGGTCGCGACCGTGATTCGTGCCCAGGAGATGTTGGGACTCGATCTGCTGGTGCACGGTGAGCCCGAGCGTAACGACATGGTCGAGTATTTCGGCGAACAGCTTGAGGGCTTTGCCTTCACTCGTGGCGGTTGGGTGCAATCTTACGGATCCCGTTGCGTGAAGCCGCCCATTATCTGGGGCGATGTCGGTCGGCCTCAGCCAATGACGGTGCGTTGGAGCACGTATGCGCAGTCACTCACGGATCGCCCCGTGAAGGGAATGCTGACCGGGCCGGTCACGCTTTTGTCGTGGTCGTTTGTGCGTGATGACCTCTCGCGCGAGCAGGTAGCTTACCAACTTGCAGCCTCACTGCGCGAAGAGGTGACCGACTTGGCTCAGGCCGGCATTGCGGCGATCCAGATGGACGAGCCGGCATTCCGCGAGGGGCTGCCTTTGCGTCGAAGCCAATGGGGCGAGTATCTGGATTGGGCAGTGCGTTCGTTCCGTTTGGCCACGGCAGTGGCACCAGATACGACGCAGATACATACCCATATGTGCTATAGCGAGTTCAACGACATTATCGAGTCGATCGCTGCGCTCGACGCGGATGTAATCACGATCGAAACGACGCGGTCGAACATGAAGTTGTTGGATGCCTTTGCCGATTTCGACTATCCGAACGAGATCGGTCCCGGCGTTTGGGATATCCATTCGCCACTGGTGCCGTCCGTCGAAGAAATTGTCGAGCGCCTGGAACTCGCCTTGGCGAAGGTGCCGGTCGACCGGTTGTGGGTGAATCCCGACTGTGGCCTCAAGACCCGGGGCTGGCCCGAAACGCGCCTCGGATTGGAGCGCCTCGTCGAGGCGGCGCGGCATCTGCGGAACCGGTGA
- a CDS encoding HAD family hydrolase, with protein sequence MLEITIPSRGVLHLSHLVLDYNGTLALDGALVEGVGERLGELSKHVDVHVITADTYGDVAGRLEDLPVTLSTLSDHLQDEAKQRYVRTLSARECVTIGNGRNDALMLAEAVLGLGVMQPEGLSRHALDACDVVCPDINSALDLLLKPKRLIATLRN encoded by the coding sequence ATGCTGGAAATCACCATCCCCAGCCGGGGTGTTCTGCACCTGTCGCATCTGGTTCTGGACTACAACGGCACGCTCGCGCTCGACGGCGCACTCGTCGAGGGTGTCGGCGAGCGCCTGGGCGAGTTGTCCAAGCATGTCGACGTGCACGTGATCACGGCCGATACCTACGGGGATGTCGCCGGCCGGCTCGAGGATCTGCCGGTCACGCTCTCGACCTTGTCCGACCACCTGCAGGACGAGGCCAAGCAGCGTTACGTGCGCACACTGTCGGCGCGCGAGTGCGTCACCATCGGCAACGGTCGAAACGATGCGCTGATGCTCGCCGAGGCGGTTCTCGGTCTGGGTGTCATGCAGCCCGAGGGGCTTTCCCGTCACGCGCTGGATGCCTGCGACGTCGTCTGTCCGGACATCAACAGCGCGCTCGATCTGCTTCTCAAGCCCAAGCGTCTCATCGCGACGCTGCGCAACTGA
- the apbC gene encoding iron-sulfur cluster carrier protein ApbC — protein MGLFGKKRSANDDRNADIERAVAAVEDPHNGQTLGESGAIERVECRDGGCRIDVVLDYPLGDWEAELTRLIREAVAGVDDTIDPKITVAFVAPEGSAMHGKPLPGVKNIIAVASGKGGVGKSSTSVNLALALAADGARVGLLDADIYGPSQPRMLGTSDKPEQVDEKSMAPVMAHGLQTMSIGYLVDEESAMVWRGPMVTSALMQLLNDTRWDELDYLIVDMPPGTGDVQLTLAQKVPVAGSVIVTTPQEIATLDARKAINMFNKVQVPILGVIENMATHVCSNCGHVETIFGEGGGAAIAEQYDTELLGQLPLNLQIREDLDAGTPTVSKDPEGALAGTYRQAARRLAAGLGRAVRSESQAGPEIVIEE, from the coding sequence ATGGGCCTGTTCGGCAAGAAGCGAAGCGCGAACGACGACCGAAACGCCGATATCGAGCGAGCGGTGGCGGCGGTCGAAGATCCCCACAATGGCCAGACCCTGGGCGAGTCCGGGGCGATCGAACGGGTCGAGTGCCGGGACGGCGGCTGCCGCATCGACGTCGTGCTCGACTATCCTCTCGGTGACTGGGAGGCCGAGCTGACTCGGCTGATTCGTGAGGCGGTCGCGGGAGTCGATGACACGATCGACCCCAAGATCACCGTGGCGTTCGTCGCCCCGGAGGGCTCGGCCATGCACGGCAAGCCGCTGCCCGGCGTGAAGAACATCATTGCGGTCGCCTCGGGCAAGGGCGGTGTCGGCAAGTCGAGCACCAGCGTCAACCTGGCACTGGCGCTGGCGGCAGACGGCGCGCGCGTCGGGCTGCTGGATGCCGATATCTACGGCCCCAGCCAGCCGCGCATGCTTGGCACCAGCGACAAGCCCGAGCAGGTGGACGAAAAGTCGATGGCGCCGGTGATGGCCCACGGCCTGCAGACCATGTCGATCGGCTACCTGGTCGATGAGGAGTCGGCCATGGTGTGGCGCGGTCCGATGGTCACCTCGGCACTGATGCAACTGCTCAACGATACGCGCTGGGATGAGCTCGACTACCTGATCGTCGACATGCCGCCGGGCACCGGTGACGTGCAGCTCACCCTGGCGCAGAAGGTGCCGGTGGCCGGAAGCGTGATCGTCACCACGCCGCAGGAAATCGCCACACTGGACGCCCGCAAGGCGATCAACATGTTCAACAAGGTACAGGTGCCGATCCTGGGCGTGATCGAGAACATGGCCACCCACGTCTGCTCGAATTGCGGACACGTCGAGACGATCTTCGGCGAGGGCGGCGGTGCGGCGATCGCCGAACAGTACGACACCGAACTGCTTGGCCAGTTGCCGCTCAATCTGCAGATCCGCGAGGATCTGGATGCCGGCACCCCGACGGTATCGAAGGACCCGGAGGGAGCGCTGGCCGGCACTTATCGCCAGGCTGCGCGCCGTCTGGCCGCCGGACTAGGCCGGGCGGTGCGGTCCGAGAGCCAGGCCGGACCGGAAATCGTGATCGAGGAGTAA
- a CDS encoding multifunctional CCA addition/repair protein yields MQRYIVGGAVRDQLLGRSVVDHDWVVVGATPDEMLERGFRQVGADFPVFLHPETGEEHALARTERKKGRGYHGFTVHAAPDVTLEEDLARRDLTINAMAMDADGHLVDPFDGRKDLEARRLRHVGPAFVEDPLRVLRVARFAAQLAEHDFDVADETRALMREMSESGELADLTPERVWAETVKALGTSRPSRYFGLLHDVGALGDTFPELEALFGVPQPKEYHPEVDTGIHTLLVLDAAAGLSEDIGVRFAAICHDLGKALTPHEEWPRHIGHERRGIEPTRALCERLRTSKAVRELALTVTAQHGRIHHALEMRDATLVDLLDDLDALRRPERFEAILTICHADSRGKPGKETVDYPEGDWLRRVRATVAAISPQPLLDQGIRGKALGEALRRERIRAVGELRQTEREGGPG; encoded by the coding sequence TTGCAGCGCTACATCGTCGGTGGGGCCGTACGCGACCAGTTGCTAGGTCGTTCGGTGGTCGATCACGACTGGGTCGTGGTCGGTGCCACACCCGACGAGATGCTGGAACGCGGTTTTCGTCAGGTGGGGGCCGACTTCCCCGTCTTCCTGCACCCGGAAACCGGCGAGGAACACGCGCTGGCCCGCACCGAGCGCAAGAAGGGCCGTGGCTATCACGGCTTCACCGTGCACGCCGCGCCCGACGTGACACTCGAGGAGGACCTGGCCCGTCGCGATCTGACCATCAACGCGATGGCCATGGATGCCGACGGCCACCTCGTCGATCCCTTTGACGGACGCAAGGACCTCGAGGCACGCCGGTTGCGCCATGTGGGGCCGGCCTTCGTCGAGGACCCGTTGCGGGTGCTGCGCGTGGCGCGCTTTGCCGCCCAGCTGGCCGAACATGACTTCGACGTGGCGGACGAGACGCGTGCGCTGATGCGCGAGATGAGCGAGAGCGGCGAGCTGGCCGATCTCACGCCGGAGCGCGTCTGGGCCGAGACGGTCAAGGCGCTCGGCACCTCGCGTCCCTCCCGCTACTTCGGCCTTCTCCATGACGTCGGCGCGCTGGGGGACACGTTCCCCGAGCTTGAGGCCCTGTTCGGCGTGCCTCAGCCGAAGGAATACCACCCCGAAGTCGACACCGGCATTCACACCCTGCTGGTCCTCGATGCCGCCGCAGGCCTGAGCGAAGATATCGGGGTGCGCTTTGCCGCCATTTGCCATGATCTGGGCAAGGCGCTCACGCCGCATGAGGAATGGCCGCGCCATATCGGCCACGAGCGCCGCGGCATCGAACCGACCCGCGCCCTGTGCGAGCGCTTGCGCACCTCGAAGGCGGTCCGCGAACTAGCGCTGACCGTCACCGCCCAGCACGGCCGAATCCACCATGCCCTCGAGATGCGTGACGCCACGCTGGTCGACCTGCTCGACGACCTGGACGCCCTGCGCCGACCGGAGCGCTTCGAGGCGATCCTGACCATCTGCCATGCCGACTCGCGCGGCAAGCCGGGAAAGGAGACCGTCGACTACCCGGAAGGCGACTGGCTACGCCGGGTCCGCGCGACTGTCGCCGCCATATCGCCGCAACCGCTGCTCGACCAGGGCATTCGCGGCAAGGCCCTGGGCGAGGCGCTGCGGCGTGAACGCATCCGGGCGGTCGGCGAGCTACGCCAGACCGAACGAGAGGGCGGTCCTGGTTGA
- the tpx gene encoding thiol peroxidase produces the protein MSQVTFKGTPVQVAGTLPSVGEKAPAFTLTGSDLSDKGLDAFAGQKKVLNIFPSLDTGTCAQSVREFNRRANELDDTAVLGISMDLPFAQARFGGAEGVDDVVMLSAFRHSEFLDDYGVRIADGPLAGLAARTVVVLDADNTVRHVEQVGEIADEPDYEAALKAL, from the coding sequence ATGTCCCAGGTCACATTCAAGGGCACTCCCGTCCAGGTGGCAGGTACGCTCCCGTCCGTCGGCGAAAAGGCACCGGCATTCACGCTCACGGGCAGCGACCTGTCCGACAAGGGCTTGGATGCCTTCGCGGGCCAGAAGAAGGTGCTCAACATCTTCCCGAGCCTCGACACCGGCACCTGCGCCCAGTCGGTGCGCGAGTTCAATCGCCGCGCCAATGAGCTCGACGACACGGCCGTGCTTGGCATTTCCATGGACCTGCCCTTTGCCCAGGCACGTTTCGGCGGCGCTGAAGGGGTGGACGACGTGGTCATGCTTTCGGCCTTCCGTCATTCGGAATTCCTCGACGACTACGGGGTGCGTATCGCCGATGGTCCGCTGGCCGGTCTGGCCGCCCGTACCGTTGTTGTGCTGGATGCCGACAACACGGTTCGCCACGTCGAACAGGTAGGCGAAATCGCAGACGAGCCGGATTACGAGGCTGCCCTCAAGGCACTCTGA
- a CDS encoding sensor domain-containing diguanylate cyclase: MNRPSSDSGEERGGVQGLPPYRRGWLVGGLLPLLTGLLVTAGLLASIGAVERQLATATLHADLDELAGIRTRIESQLNQASNVSDSIGALIEVNQGLDEARVIEVAERMLERTSVIRLIGVAPDNILRLIVPEEGNEAAIGLDLSGHPEQSASVRRAMESGESVLGGPYELVQGGYAAVHRVPIFFDVDGDGQKEYWGAVSTPIDLMAVMERAGAKQLLDEGRLAVRGYEGLGAVGDVFAGEAALFGGPEALTTPVIALDGEWQLAMRPTPMSGSMRGLFRVAELLAILFGLAVMWLAMRWQIQQRQLVRSERLLRDVTTSVSDAVFRTDAKGRLIFLSPAFDRMTGCDGSSRLGKSWLTLFADGEDQARVQEAVNWAALPERRTSRTRAVVTTRLSCGEASELPVELRVERVGSQRFAPAGLVGILTDLTDRQAFEQLEGLATAVFEGAGDAIAILDRHRKVLAVNPAFERLVGLPSAELVGHRLTTPEVVDNSRRRLESCMRNLRLHGRWTEEIECRLPDGRKRVLGWSVDLIRDDRRRINRYVCVINDVTVRHRRLEAMHYRALHDPLTKVLNRSGLEERFEQARQHAIREGRSIALAFVDLNGFKPINDSLGHHVGDEVLKEVAHRLTTVGRREDIVARLGGDEFVVAFYGVHSDADIRHLCQSLRARLSTPLTVSGVASPIGVRASVGVARFPEDAETLDGLMRSADAAMYRAKEATRGSGDTMVFRAGSGKAGF, from the coding sequence TTGAATCGACCCAGTTCCGACAGCGGCGAAGAGCGTGGCGGGGTGCAGGGATTGCCCCCGTACCGGCGCGGCTGGTTGGTGGGCGGCCTCCTTCCACTGCTCACGGGTCTGCTCGTCACGGCGGGTCTGCTGGCAAGCATCGGTGCCGTGGAGCGGCAACTGGCCACGGCCACCCTGCACGCCGACCTCGACGAACTCGCCGGCATCCGCACTCGCATCGAATCCCAGCTCAATCAGGCATCGAACGTCTCCGACAGCATCGGGGCGCTGATCGAGGTCAATCAGGGATTGGATGAGGCGCGGGTGATCGAGGTGGCCGAGCGTATGCTCGAACGCACGTCGGTCATCCGCCTGATCGGTGTGGCCCCCGACAATATCCTGCGCCTGATCGTGCCGGAGGAGGGCAACGAGGCAGCCATCGGTCTCGATCTGAGCGGGCATCCCGAGCAGTCCGCATCGGTAAGACGCGCCATGGAATCCGGGGAGTCGGTCCTCGGTGGACCCTATGAATTGGTACAGGGTGGCTATGCCGCTGTCCACCGGGTGCCGATTTTCTTCGATGTAGATGGCGACGGGCAGAAGGAATACTGGGGGGCAGTGTCCACACCGATCGACTTGATGGCCGTCATGGAACGCGCCGGTGCAAAACAGTTACTGGACGAAGGACGTTTGGCGGTTAGGGGCTATGAGGGCCTTGGTGCCGTTGGCGACGTCTTTGCGGGTGAAGCGGCGCTGTTCGGCGGCCCGGAAGCGCTCACCACGCCGGTGATTGCGCTCGACGGGGAATGGCAGCTGGCGATGAGGCCCACGCCGATGTCCGGATCGATGAGGGGCCTGTTCCGCGTGGCCGAGCTGCTGGCGATCCTGTTCGGGTTGGCGGTGATGTGGCTCGCGATGCGGTGGCAGATCCAGCAGCGGCAACTGGTGCGTTCGGAGCGTTTGCTGCGGGACGTGACAACCAGCGTCAGCGATGCGGTGTTCCGCACCGACGCCAAGGGGCGGCTCATCTTTCTCAGCCCCGCCTTTGACCGGATGACGGGCTGTGACGGCTCGTCCCGACTGGGTAAATCCTGGCTGACACTGTTCGCGGACGGCGAAGACCAGGCGCGAGTCCAGGAGGCCGTGAACTGGGCCGCGCTCCCCGAGCGGCGGACCTCGCGGACCCGTGCCGTGGTGACGACCCGTCTGTCATGCGGCGAGGCTTCGGAATTGCCGGTCGAACTGCGGGTCGAGCGCGTCGGATCGCAGCGATTCGCGCCCGCCGGGCTGGTCGGCATACTCACGGACCTGACCGATCGTCAGGCCTTCGAACAACTCGAGGGCTTGGCGACCGCCGTCTTCGAGGGAGCGGGTGACGCGATCGCGATTCTCGACCGGCATCGCAAGGTGCTGGCTGTGAATCCTGCCTTCGAACGACTGGTCGGACTCCCGTCGGCCGAGTTGGTCGGTCACCGGCTCACCACCCCCGAGGTCGTCGATAACAGTCGCCGCCGGTTGGAGTCCTGTATGCGAAACCTGCGCCTGCATGGGCGCTGGACCGAGGAAATCGAGTGCCGCCTGCCGGATGGTCGAAAACGTGTGCTGGGTTGGTCGGTGGACCTGATTCGCGACGACCGCCGGCGCATCAATCGATACGTGTGCGTGATCAACGACGTGACGGTCCGCCACCGGCGGCTGGAGGCCATGCACTACCGCGCGTTGCACGATCCCCTGACCAAGGTACTCAACCGATCGGGGCTGGAGGAGCGATTCGAGCAGGCGCGCCAGCACGCCATTCGTGAAGGTCGGTCGATCGCGCTCGCCTTCGTCGATCTCAACGGTTTCAAGCCGATAAACGACTCGCTCGGGCATCACGTCGGCGACGAGGTTCTGAAAGAGGTGGCACATCGCCTTACGACGGTCGGTCGGCGCGAGGACATCGTCGCCCGTTTGGGTGGGGACGAATTCGTGGTCGCCTTCTACGGGGTGCACAGTGACGCGGATATCAGACATCTCTGCCAGAGCCTCCGCGCGCGTCTGAGTACTCCTTTGACCGTGTCCGGGGTGGCGAGTCCGATTGGCGTGCGCGCCTCCGTGGGTGTGGCCCGTTTCCCCGAGGACGCGGAAACGCTGGACGGACTGATGCGCTCCGCGGACGCGGCCATGTACCGGGCCAAGGAAGCCACGCGGGGATCGGGCGACACGATGGTGTTCCGGGCCGGTTCGGGAAAGGCCGGTTTTTAA
- a CDS encoding sigma-54 interaction domain-containing protein, which yields MNANPYLEALQSQSPRFESTLRSLGLVAATEATVLITGETGTGKELAARAIHAGSPRRDRPLVTVNCATIPDDLAESTLFGHRRGAFTGALADQGGLVDQADGGTLFLDELGELPLSLQAKLLRLLENGETRAVGETGTRRVDLRVVAATHRDLEAMVEAGDFRADLYFRLAGVPIELLPLRDRQGDIEWLLNRFLAENAERNGVAVPRLTARATGVLRRYRWPGNVRELKQLVERLVIFHAASVVDVEALPPAMRSATQSERGGPIAPGFVLPEGGVDLEAVESDLLRQALALTDGNKSRAARLLNLSRDTFLYRLKKFAIE from the coding sequence ATGAACGCGAACCCCTATCTTGAGGCATTGCAGAGCCAGTCGCCACGTTTCGAGTCCACGCTACGAAGCCTCGGGCTGGTTGCGGCGACCGAGGCGACGGTCCTGATTACCGGCGAGACCGGCACCGGCAAGGAACTTGCCGCCCGTGCGATCCATGCCGGCTCTCCGCGTCGTGATCGTCCGCTGGTGACCGTGAACTGCGCCACCATCCCGGACGATCTCGCCGAGTCGACTCTGTTCGGTCACCGTCGCGGTGCCTTTACCGGCGCGCTCGCCGATCAGGGTGGGCTTGTCGATCAGGCTGACGGTGGCACGCTGTTCCTCGACGAGTTGGGCGAGTTGCCGCTGTCGCTGCAGGCAAAACTGCTGCGGCTGCTGGAGAACGGCGAAACACGGGCGGTGGGCGAGACCGGTACCCGCCGCGTCGACCTGCGGGTGGTCGCCGCCACCCACCGGGATCTGGAAGCGATGGTCGAGGCCGGCGACTTCCGAGCCGACTTGTATTTCCGCCTGGCAGGCGTGCCGATCGAGCTGTTGCCGCTGCGTGATCGCCAGGGTGATATCGAGTGGCTGCTCAACCGTTTTCTGGCGGAGAACGCCGAACGAAACGGGGTGGCCGTTCCTCGCCTGACGGCGCGGGCGACCGGTGTGCTGCGTCGCTATCGTTGGCCGGGCAATGTCCGCGAGCTCAAGCAACTCGTGGAACGTCTGGTGATCTTCCATGCCGCCAGCGTTGTCGACGTCGAGGCTCTGCCGCCGGCGATGCGATCGGCGACGCAGAGCGAAAGGGGCGGGCCGATCGCGCCGGGGTTCGTGTTGCCGGAGGGCGGGGTCGACCTCGAGGCGGTCGAGAGTGATCTGCTGCGACAGGCGTTGGCGCTCACCGACGGCAACAAGTCGCGCGCCGCCCGGTTGCTCAACCTCAGCCGCGATACCTTCCTCTATCGGCTGAAGAAGTTCGCCATCGAATAG